One window of Nicotiana tomentosiformis chromosome 11, ASM39032v3, whole genome shotgun sequence genomic DNA carries:
- the LOC138901719 gene encoding uncharacterized protein, with the protein MGCNSLHMVSDFRWLKRIRLRLLSFRFYLFICVFIFYVSLEYASFDSLDIPISLSKPVRESIVVDQLQDLLDKGFIRPSVSTLGLSMLFEKKKDGPMRMCIYYRQLQGAKVFSKIDLRSGYQQLNIRVSYVSKRSIGTRYGHYEFLVTIPFIKGISSIVAQFTMLTQNGDPFRWSNECEESHQKFKVSLTTTPVLVLPKYSGHYTMNYDAYHFGLGTILMQDGRVIAYAPHQLKTHEKNYHVHDLELALILLALKIWRHYLYIMSCEVYTNHQCLQHLFK; encoded by the exons atggggtgtaacagcttACATATggtatcagacttcagatggctaaAAAGGATAAGACTGAGACTTCTTTCATTCAG gttctacttattcatatgtgtcttcataTTTTACGTCTCACTTGAGTATGCCTCTTTTGATTCTCTTGATATTCCTATTTCTTTGTCTAAACCTGTTAGGGAATCTATAGTAGTTGATCAG ttgcaggatttgcttgataagggattcattagacccagtgtttCTACTTTGGGTTTGTCGATGTTGTttgagaagaagaaggatggtccgatgaggatgtgcatttaCTACCGGCAG cttcaaggtgccaaggtgttctccaagattgatttgagatctggctatcaGCAGTTGAATATTAGGGTTTCATATGTGTCTAAGAGATCTATtgggactcgttatggtcattatgagttcttg gttactatCCCCTTTATTAAGGGAatttcatctattgtagcacaaTTTACCATGCTGACTCAGAACGGTGATCCATTTAGATGGtctaatgagtgtgaggagagccaTCAAAAGTTTAAGGTttccttgactacaactccagtgttggtgttgcccaaaTATTCTGGGCATTATACCATGAATTATGATGCTTATCATTTTGGGCTTGGCACGAttttgatgcaagatggtagggtgattgcctacgcacctcatcagttgaagactcatgagaagaactatcatgttcatgatttggagttggcactTATTCTTCttgcgctcaagatttggaggcactacttgtacaTCATGTCATGTGAGGTCTACACTAATCATCAGTGTCTCCAGCATTTGTTTAAGTAG
- the LOC138901718 gene encoding uncharacterized protein: MDDGPTEETLFTLDIYEDCSDNQYQILKSSTKAREEINALIVIPQVELKVYPSKWDKPTQVIAFIDTGVACSLMNPAVLPEDQWALHFKDFNTKSNGILTTTVTTMHPISIELFPGLKYRTKMIGSDVPEKDLIVGFDIFRQLKDQLQIKANRITFKKQFKPYFEIPRLFQITNDKQIKEIEQNPIEHSCAESHKDFIKKGKNPLWKNEEFFFIKLPFKKNKNINPTKASYSGMSPDHLQLEKKECEEL, from the coding sequence ATGGATGATGGACCCACAGAAGAGACTTTATTTACTCTTGATATATACGAAGATTGTAGTGATAACCAATACCaaattttgaaatcatcaactaAAGCCCGAGAGGAGATCAACGCTCTCATAGTCATCCCTCAGGTGGAACTCAAGGTTTATCCATCTAAATGGGATAAACCAACTCAAGTCATCGCTTTTATTGACACTGGAGTTGCTTGTTCACTCATGAATCCAGCTGTTCTCCCTGAAGATCAATGGGCGCTGCACTTTAAGGATTTCAACACTAAATCAAATGGGATCCTGACTACCACCGTCACTACAATGCACCCGATCTCAATTGAGTTATTTCCAGGATTGAAGTACAGAACCAAGATGATAGGGTCTGATGTACCAGAAAAAGACCTTATTGTTGGATTTGACATTTTCAGACAACTAAAAGATCAACTCCAGATCAAGGCTAATAGGATAACATTTAAGAAGCAGTTCAAACCTTATTTTGAAATTCCAAGGCTATTCCAAATCACCAACGACAaacaaatcaaggaaattgaacAAAATCCCATTGAGCATTCATGTGCTGAATCCCACAAGGATTttataaagaaaggaaaaaaccCGTTATGGAAGAACGAAGAGTTTTTTTTTATCAAGCTCcctttcaaaaaaaataaaaacatcaaTCCAACAAAAGCTAGTTATTCAGGCATGAGTCCAGATCATCTTCAACTTGAAAAGAAAGAATGCGAAGAACTCTGA